A window of Natronoarchaeum philippinense contains these coding sequences:
- a CDS encoding anti-CBASS protein Acb1 family protein, protein MSSNTQNGEQPDAGEIAVRANAVIDGLRWSLANELGDSGHDDRDWYDTFGWPNRGNNADWDADNYYALYLRNAYAYAVVAQKPKTTWKHAPEVRDRADQDEDAQRDPTEFERSITKLDREHDLWHYAHRVDRMAGIGRHGLLVIDYADTNGPEDFEAPFTGVENASGLDMINGYRVYPEPMIEDIEWGAPGSDRWGKPVEYQIDLGDDADAGTQDEENTTLTIHHSRVIDVPARVLDDDETRARPRQEPVVNNILDIEKALGSTAELSYRAADYGLNVNLDPDKVDTSGDALDMMEEDLQDWYHGLQPFLRTTGAEVNRLGGEVKDPTGIVDNEVRAISTQTGIPQRVLEGASLGELASAEKDERQYLSMIGERQQQYAEPYIARAVINHHIDDGVLPEPAGEWFDFIWPDLTELSEQEEANIQETRSSTVANLQAAVPGLSGERAERFVEKGEFPEREDTTSNAPLDEDDPRVQQSFQALTGTANATRYEAGGWVATPDGKGLVDDAVQEGTVDGMEASSESPVYAVIMLDETAVNFYHAGDLEAAEGPDVDVADPAADVVEANSTTSTLAAWLDVLGADITANDWSMPPSWRQSETPARVILLDAWSSMGAQFDCGGACCMGELKDEELCASMKDSALGTTAWRGGWAD, encoded by the coding sequence ATGAGTTCAAACACACAGAACGGCGAGCAGCCGGACGCTGGCGAGATCGCCGTCCGGGCGAACGCCGTCATCGACGGTCTGCGGTGGTCGCTCGCAAACGAGCTCGGCGATTCCGGGCATGACGACCGTGACTGGTACGACACCTTCGGCTGGCCGAACCGCGGCAACAACGCCGACTGGGACGCCGACAACTACTACGCGCTCTACCTGCGCAACGCCTACGCGTACGCCGTCGTCGCCCAGAAGCCGAAGACGACGTGGAAGCACGCGCCGGAGGTCCGCGATCGCGCCGATCAGGACGAAGACGCCCAGCGCGACCCGACCGAGTTCGAGCGGTCGATCACCAAGCTCGATCGAGAGCACGATCTCTGGCACTACGCCCACCGGGTCGACCGGATGGCCGGGATCGGCCGGCACGGGCTGCTGGTGATCGACTACGCTGACACGAACGGTCCGGAGGACTTCGAGGCGCCGTTCACTGGCGTCGAGAACGCGTCGGGCCTCGACATGATCAACGGCTACCGGGTCTACCCGGAGCCGATGATCGAGGACATCGAGTGGGGCGCGCCCGGCTCGGACCGCTGGGGTAAGCCGGTCGAGTACCAGATCGACCTCGGCGACGACGCCGACGCCGGCACGCAGGATGAGGAGAACACGACGCTCACCATCCACCACTCGCGGGTGATCGACGTCCCGGCGCGCGTCTTGGACGACGACGAGACGCGTGCCCGACCGCGACAGGAGCCCGTCGTCAACAACATCCTCGACATCGAGAAGGCGCTCGGCTCGACGGCCGAGCTGTCCTACCGTGCTGCCGACTACGGCCTGAACGTCAACCTCGACCCGGACAAGGTCGACACGTCGGGCGACGCGCTCGACATGATGGAGGAGGACCTACAGGACTGGTATCACGGTCTGCAGCCGTTCCTTCGCACAACCGGCGCCGAGGTCAACCGCCTTGGCGGCGAGGTGAAGGACCCGACTGGGATCGTCGACAACGAAGTGCGCGCGATCTCGACGCAGACGGGCATCCCGCAGCGCGTCCTCGAGGGCGCATCGCTGGGCGAGCTCGCCAGCGCCGAGAAAGACGAGCGGCAGTACCTCAGCATGATCGGCGAGCGCCAGCAGCAGTACGCCGAGCCCTACATCGCCCGGGCGGTCATCAACCACCACATCGACGACGGCGTCCTGCCGGAGCCTGCTGGCGAGTGGTTCGACTTCATCTGGCCGGACCTCACCGAGCTCTCCGAACAGGAGGAAGCCAACATCCAAGAGACGCGGTCATCGACGGTGGCCAACCTGCAGGCGGCGGTCCCGGGCCTGAGTGGCGAGCGCGCCGAACGGTTCGTCGAGAAGGGCGAGTTCCCCGAGCGCGAGGACACCACCAGTAACGCACCGCTCGACGAGGACGACCCGCGCGTCCAGCAGTCGTTCCAAGCGCTCACCGGCACGGCGAACGCCACTCGCTACGAGGCCGGCGGCTGGGTTGCGACGCCTGACGGGAAGGGCCTCGTCGACGACGCCGTCCAAGAGGGCACCGTCGACGGGATGGAGGCCAGCAGCGAGTCGCCCGTGTACGCCGTGATCATGCTCGATGAGACGGCGGTCAACTTCTACCATGCCGGTGACCTCGAGGCGGCCGAGGGGCCGGACGTCGACGTTGCGGACCCGGCGGCCGATGTCGTAGAGGCGAACAGCACCACCAGCACGCTGGCCGCGTGGCTGGATGTTCTCGGCGCCGACATCACGGCCAACGACTGGTCGATGCCGCCGTCTTGGCGACAGTCCGAGACGCCGGCGCGCGTGATCCTGCTGGATGCGTGGTCGTCGATGGGTGCGCAGTTCGACTGCGGCGGCGCGTGCTGCATGGGCGAACTGAAGGATGAGGAATTGTGTGCCTCAATGAAAGATTCCGCGTTGGGGACCACTGCTTGGAGAGGGGGATGGGCCGACTGA
- a CDS encoding minor capsid protein — MAATHTHPPTANRRGRATSTVVEEQFLDEMRRRWRRVRGLVRRTIGYENDALGLRANADEREAFDFPTDRGKTEQFVRWLRRALRDEILAPIDADAVADGSHWTAAYIRSAVTRGANQATGLLFQRGASVENIPDAELPERPIYAKTLRDLYTRTYENLESITDEAAPQVREIVTRGFAEGWHPRKMAREVTGELRDIQRTRAETFCRTETIHAHSESTLTTYERAGVDTVSHGEWQATQDDRTCSFCRRLSGAALAIDEMRSGAVEWRGQVYRLQPPAHPNGRCVILPSVGGEPPTSPLAERVPGTVLSGA; from the coding sequence ATGGCCGCCACGCACACCCACCCGCCGACGGCCAACCGACGAGGGCGGGCGACGTCGACGGTCGTTGAGGAGCAGTTCCTCGACGAGATGCGGCGGCGCTGGCGTCGCGTCCGTGGCCTCGTCCGGCGGACGATCGGCTACGAGAACGACGCCCTCGGACTGCGTGCGAACGCCGACGAGCGCGAGGCGTTCGACTTCCCGACTGACCGCGGGAAGACCGAGCAGTTCGTCCGGTGGCTGCGCCGGGCGCTGCGCGACGAGATCCTCGCGCCGATCGACGCCGACGCGGTCGCCGATGGCAGTCACTGGACGGCGGCGTACATCCGGTCTGCGGTCACCCGAGGCGCCAACCAAGCGACGGGGTTGCTCTTCCAGCGCGGCGCCAGCGTCGAGAACATCCCCGACGCGGAGCTGCCCGAGCGCCCGATCTACGCCAAGACGCTCCGCGATCTCTACACGCGGACCTACGAGAACCTCGAATCGATCACCGATGAGGCGGCGCCGCAGGTTCGGGAGATCGTCACGCGGGGGTTCGCCGAGGGGTGGCACCCGCGGAAGATGGCGCGTGAGGTGACCGGCGAACTACGCGACATCCAGCGGACGCGTGCCGAAACCTTCTGCCGGACGGAGACGATCCACGCCCACAGCGAGTCGACGCTCACGACCTACGAGCGCGCCGGCGTCGACACCGTCAGTCACGGCGAGTGGCAGGCGACCCAGGACGACCGGACGTGCTCGTTCTGCCGGCGGCTCTCCGGCGCCGCGCTCGCGATCGACGAGATGCGATCGGGCGCCGTCGAGTGGCGCGGCCAGGTCTACCGGCTGCAGCCGCCGGCGCACCCGAACGGTCGGTGTGTGATCCTGCCGAGCGTCGGTGGCGAGCCGCCGACGTCGCCGCTGGCCGAGCGCGTTCCGGGAACTGTGCTTTCAGGAGCCTGA
- a CDS encoding major capsid protein translates to MQANTGTPNDLEPPTQLHRTALFGQTPQQRQQARKQIRANSERGPSFWETLDGAFTMGYLNPQPQANASPRANAQLFDYDEWANRSDEIIDEVDLELTLLDDALGIDTVNSDLSFTVYTEQAESNMQTEAEVSMDGQAKGDEDGTATLPVGVAQPIIHVDYSIGARDQAQSQNMGSDKEARKAEEAGRLIREKEDEIMLNGWGIDVQGPNGGTFSVDGYLTTDARITGSAPGTWTSSSLSNVQDTVEQMVEELETLGPNNDRNLMPRSRGVYLYYNQTHNSVLDKADPRGDGNQSVRQRLQQDHPYVTLRETPFIPDGEAVMVVRDSRVMSVVNAQGPTNLSWEPGPMATRYKALSSRVPFFRSTYDDILGVVNYDGI, encoded by the coding sequence ATGCAGGCTAACACTGGAACGCCGAACGATCTCGAACCGCCGACGCAACTGCATCGGACCGCACTGTTCGGGCAGACGCCCCAGCAGCGACAGCAGGCGCGCAAGCAGATCCGCGCCAACTCCGAACGCGGCCCGTCGTTCTGGGAGACGCTCGACGGCGCGTTCACGATGGGCTACCTCAACCCGCAGCCCCAAGCCAACGCGTCGCCGCGGGCCAACGCCCAGCTCTTCGACTACGACGAGTGGGCGAACCGCTCCGACGAGATCATCGACGAGGTCGACCTCGAGCTCACGCTGCTGGACGACGCCCTCGGCATCGACACGGTCAACAGCGACCTGTCGTTCACCGTCTACACCGAGCAGGCCGAGTCGAACATGCAGACCGAAGCCGAGGTCAGCATGGACGGCCAAGCGAAGGGTGACGAAGACGGCACCGCGACGCTGCCAGTCGGCGTCGCCCAGCCGATCATCCACGTCGACTACTCGATCGGCGCCCGCGATCAGGCGCAGTCCCAGAACATGGGCTCGGACAAGGAGGCGCGGAAGGCCGAAGAGGCCGGCCGCCTCATCCGCGAGAAGGAAGACGAGATCATGCTGAACGGCTGGGGCATCGACGTCCAAGGCCCGAACGGCGGGACGTTCTCCGTCGACGGCTACCTCACCACCGACGCCCGGATCACGGGCTCGGCACCGGGCACGTGGACCAGCTCGTCGCTGTCGAACGTGCAGGACACCGTCGAGCAGATGGTCGAAGAGCTCGAGACGCTCGGCCCGAACAACGACCGCAACCTGATGCCGCGGTCCCGAGGCGTCTACCTCTACTACAACCAGACGCACAACAGCGTCCTCGACAAGGCCGACCCGCGCGGCGACGGCAACCAGTCCGTCCGCCAGCGCCTCCAGCAGGACCATCCGTACGTCACGCTGCGTGAGACGCCCTTCATCCCCGACGGCGAGGCAGTCATGGTCGTGCGCGACTCGCGCGTCATGTCGGTCGTCAACGCGCAGGGTCCGACCAACCTCAGCTGGGAGCCCGGCCCGATGGCGACCCGGTACAAGGCCCTGTCGAGCCGCGTGCCGTTCTTCCGGTCGACCTACGACGACATCCTCGGCGTCGTCAACTACGACGGGATCTGA
- a CDS encoding DUF4054 domain-containing protein, protein MAVQPDDVADALGSTDLADSQLQALIDAAGRMYDRRIEGKTVDAEARDDVVTQLAAHLVASGPERQVSSAGEGGGNVSFEGETGEGLSGTTYGQTAVLLDPTGSLAGADKPSASIDVPNAKGLDR, encoded by the coding sequence ATGGCAGTCCAACCTGACGACGTAGCCGACGCACTCGGATCGACAGACCTCGCAGACAGCCAGCTACAGGCGCTCATCGACGCCGCCGGCCGGATGTACGACCGGCGGATCGAGGGCAAGACCGTCGACGCCGAGGCGCGTGACGACGTCGTCACGCAGCTGGCCGCCCACTTGGTCGCCAGCGGTCCAGAACGCCAAGTCAGCTCTGCTGGCGAAGGCGGCGGGAACGTCTCTTTCGAGGGCGAGACCGGCGAAGGACTGTCGGGAACGACCTACGGCCAGACGGCTGTACTGCTCGACCCGACGGGGTCGCTCGCCGGCGCCGACAAACCGAGCGCCTCGATCGACGTGCCCAACGCGAAAGGTCTTGACCGATGA
- a CDS encoding phage tail protein — MPGNPLHAEVTADSADYVSAVEAAVQSSERLSDEATETAAAMHLLQGRVEKAGNEALAAGAKAGASSSGFSSLAASAASTQVSFNSLSAATLTTLIPALLALSTVMAPLLAAMGGFITVAGSIAGLGLAGFIGAVATNGEQLQSTFDQLTATIRSEFAPVFDEFARVLDTLMLSLIDTIPELVPAQDVVRELANQFLALGESIIGSLPAFAEMATTLATRFLPPFVEWTEGVLPRVPGMLQNLIPVMLEVGATLGPLAQSFVEIAPTMTEFGTRVLNIVTPALTMAVQAFDRAMDAVNSLDNNVASFVSTMTLVSPVLAKAALALASISNPAAAAAVAIGTLGAAWATNVYGIRDATSEALEETQGVVTSRFEAIAEAVQDVGSRLWSGILKPVLSLIERQWSVHGRTLIREAQQTFGTIQRTISRILRGIYRTTVRPVLRLMTQAWNVFGDDIMKIADAAFGTILTIAETGMDLIMTAVTVGMQVLQGDWEGAWNSIVGFAQRTWRRLVTWLQTDAISLLTGAFGLLITGAQTALNYLIGTGERTLYGDIKNVLGAIDTYLIGTGVSLIKGAFGTIVSSAKTALGYLIGTGEGTLHGDVTGVVGDIVTYLTDEFGPNAKDAIVGALRGAGEAAAEALKQAFNHAVPSSIGIDEVEIQGQTVVPEKRIDLPQLDTGGLIEEEGLYVGHPGERVLNPAETRQLEQFDQTAMAGGEVDVEDDVRRALEQADRTDVVAQKLDALIRTIEEGMDVDVTIEDSSGRHDPF, encoded by the coding sequence ATGCCCGGAAATCCACTCCACGCAGAAGTTACTGCAGATAGCGCCGACTACGTGAGCGCAGTTGAGGCCGCGGTCCAGAGCTCGGAACGACTCAGTGACGAAGCAACCGAGACAGCGGCCGCCATGCATCTCCTGCAAGGCCGCGTCGAGAAGGCCGGCAACGAGGCGCTGGCTGCCGGCGCGAAAGCAGGCGCGTCGAGCAGCGGCTTCTCGTCGCTCGCGGCGTCGGCGGCCTCGACGCAAGTGTCGTTCAACAGCTTGAGCGCCGCCACGCTGACGACGCTGATCCCGGCGCTGCTGGCGCTCTCGACCGTGATGGCGCCACTGCTGGCCGCGATGGGCGGCTTCATCACCGTCGCCGGCTCGATCGCCGGCCTCGGCCTCGCCGGCTTCATCGGCGCCGTCGCAACGAACGGCGAACAACTTCAGTCCACGTTCGACCAACTCACGGCGACGATCCGATCGGAGTTCGCTCCAGTCTTCGATGAGTTCGCTCGCGTGCTCGACACGCTGATGCTGTCGCTGATCGACACCATCCCCGAGCTCGTCCCGGCCCAAGACGTGGTTCGGGAGCTGGCGAATCAGTTCCTCGCGCTCGGCGAGTCGATCATCGGCTCGTTGCCGGCCTTCGCGGAGATGGCCACCACGCTGGCAACGCGATTCTTGCCGCCGTTCGTCGAGTGGACCGAGGGAGTCCTCCCGCGCGTGCCCGGGATGCTGCAGAACCTGATCCCGGTGATGCTTGAGGTCGGCGCGACGCTCGGCCCACTTGCCCAGTCGTTCGTCGAGATCGCGCCGACGATGACAGAGTTCGGGACGCGCGTCCTGAACATCGTCACGCCGGCGCTCACGATGGCCGTCCAAGCCTTTGATCGCGCGATGGACGCGGTCAACAGCCTCGACAACAACGTCGCTTCGTTCGTCTCGACGATGACACTGGTCTCGCCGGTTTTGGCGAAGGCGGCGCTCGCGCTCGCCAGCATCAGCAACCCGGCGGCCGCGGCGGCGGTGGCGATCGGGACGCTCGGCGCTGCGTGGGCGACCAACGTCTACGGCATCCGCGACGCCACCAGCGAGGCGCTCGAAGAGACCCAAGGCGTGGTCACATCGCGCTTCGAGGCCATCGCTGAGGCCGTCCAAGATGTCGGCAGCCGACTCTGGAGCGGTATCCTGAAACCGGTGCTGTCGCTGATCGAGCGCCAGTGGAGCGTCCACGGCCGGACGCTCATCCGTGAGGCCCAGCAGACGTTCGGGACGATCCAGCGGACGATCAGCCGCATCCTGCGCGGCATCTACCGCACCACGGTCCGGCCGGTGCTCCGGCTGATGACCCAAGCATGGAACGTCTTCGGTGACGACATCATGAAGATCGCCGACGCGGCGTTCGGGACGATCCTCACGATCGCCGAGACGGGGATGGACCTCATCATGACGGCCGTGACGGTCGGGATGCAGGTCCTCCAAGGCGACTGGGAGGGCGCGTGGAACTCGATCGTCGGCTTCGCTCAGCGAACGTGGCGCCGACTGGTCACGTGGCTCCAGACGGACGCAATCTCGCTGCTGACCGGCGCGTTCGGGCTGTTGATCACGGGCGCACAGACCGCGCTGAACTACCTGATCGGCACCGGCGAACGGACGCTGTACGGCGACATCAAGAACGTGCTCGGTGCGATCGACACGTACCTCATCGGCACCGGTGTCAGCCTGATCAAGGGCGCGTTCGGGACGATCGTCAGCAGCGCGAAGACGGCGCTGGGCTACTTGATCGGCACCGGCGAGGGCACGCTGCACGGCGACGTGACGGGCGTCGTCGGCGACATCGTCACCTACCTCACCGACGAGTTCGGCCCCAACGCAAAGGACGCGATCGTCGGCGCTCTCAGAGGGGCTGGCGAAGCAGCTGCCGAAGCGCTCAAGCAAGCGTTCAATCACGCCGTCCCGTCCTCGATCGGCATTGACGAGGTCGAGATACAGGGCCAGACCGTCGTCCCAGAGAAGCGCATCGACCTGCCGCAACTCGACACCGGCGGGCTGATCGAAGAGGAAGGTCTGTACGTCGGCCACCCCGGCGAGCGCGTGCTCAACCCTGCCGAGACGCGTCAGCTTGAGCAATTCGACCAGACCGCGATGGCTGGTGGCGAGGTTGACGTCGAAGACGATGTCCGCCGCGCGCTCGAGCAGGCTGATCGGACCGACGTGGTCGCGCAGAAGCTGGACGCGCTGATCCGCACGATCGAGGAGGGGATGGACGTCGACGTGACGATCGAGGACAGCAGCGGCCGCCACGACCCATTCTGA